In a genomic window of Brassica napus cultivar Da-Ae unplaced genomic scaffold, Da-Ae ScsIHWf_885;HRSCAF=1255, whole genome shotgun sequence:
- the LOC125606437 gene encoding uncharacterized protein LOC125606437, translating into MSKAYDRLEWDFIQLVLERLGFHPQWFSWIMECVSSVTYAFLINGSPRGKVKPSRGIRQGDPLSPYIFILCSEVLSGLCNRAQETGLLTGIRVARDCPQVNHLLFADDTMFFAKANKDNALALKEILRQYEMASGQSINTNKSSVTFSRKAPITLKNMVKDCLQIPKEGGIGKYLGLPEHFGRKKRDLFTSIVERIKTKASSWSNKYLSTAGKMVMLKSVLSPIPSHAMTCFKLPRSLCKRIQSAVTRFWWDGRSGNRKMAWVSWDKMTRPKQQGGLGFRDFESFNDAYLAKLSWRLHHNPSGLLSRGLTGKYCRDTSFLQVEHRAAESHGWRGILIGRDLMMSNAGWAIGNGESISIWNDPWLSLSSQARPMGPAPEQYAEWTVKHLMLPNGTEWDRAIIQRVLPQEEERILSLKPSKLGAPDKLIWLGTSSGIYSTKTGYIKALERSEENRQPITTVDVDWIKNIWKLQTSPKIKLFLWKIFQGALPVGDLLALRNIGPAQTCPRCDTVESINHLFLHCEFAHNVWKLAPFSTCVDVRGLLDLTSAWEGLCSRTCLPPVGIASGPLAPWILWSLWLARNNRIFNNKDATPEEVITKAISAAQEWLREQQTEATSSTRPPTQRPPEPTNATLLHSDGAWRADLQLTGLGWTIGGGNQTGSYMAHCHFVNSPLIAEGLALREALSCCITKGIRCVLCKSDSLQLIRAINEEVPNSEIYGIVSDILNLVYAFEFVSFVWTQRSENKAADALAKQALLNEVFVSTNRVF; encoded by the coding sequence ATGAGCAAAGCCTACGATAGGCTCGAGTGGGATTTTATTCAGCTGGTCCTTGAGAGGTTGGGTTTCCACCCTCAATGGTTTTCTTGGATAATGGAATGTGTTTCTTCTGTTACCTATGCCTTCCTCATCAACGGCTCGCCTAGAGGAAAGGTTAAACCGAGCCGAGGCATCCGTCAAGGAGACCCTCTCTCACCCTACATTTTCATTCTTTGTAGCGAAGTGCTCTCGGGACTGTGTAACAGAGCTCAGGAAACAGGTCTCTTGACCGGCATCCGGGTTGCTCGGGATTGTCCCCAAGTGAACCATCTCCTCTTTGCGGACGACACCATGTTCTTTGCCAAGGCAAACAAAGACAATGCCCTGGCGCTAAAAGAGATTCTGCGCCAGTACGAGATGGCCTCGGGCCAATCAATCAACACCAACAAGTCCTCTGTTACTTTCTCCAGGAAAGCCCCTATCACGCTTAAAAATATGGTGAAAGACTGCTTACAAATCCCGAAAGAAGGTGGTATAGGTAAGTATTTGGGGCTACCGGAACACTTTGGCCGGAAAAAACGAGACCTCTTTACGTCGATTGTGGAAAGGATAAAGACAAAGGCTAGCAGCTGGTCGAACAAATATTTATCCACAGCTGGGAAGATGGTGATGTTGAAGAGTGTTCTCTCCCCCATTCCATCCCATGCAATGACTTGCTTTAAACTGCCCCGATCGCTCTGTAAACGCATTCAATCAGCAGTGACCCGCTTCTGGTGGGATGGAAGAAGTGGGAACAGGAAAATGGCTTGGGTCTCTTGGGATAAGATGACAAGACCGAAACAACAGGGAGGCTTGGGTTTCCGAGATTTTGAGAGCTTCAATGACGCTTATCTAGCGAAGTTGAGTTGGCGACTCCATCACAACCCCTCGGGGCTTCTGTCCAGGGGCCTAACCGGGAAATACTGCAGGGACACTTCTTTCTTACAAGTTGAGCACAGAGCCGCGGAATCGCATGGATGGAGAGGAATTTTAATTGGCAGGGACCTCATGATGAGCAACGCGGGCTGGGCAATTGGCAACGGTGAAAGCATCAGCATTTGGAATGACCCCTGGCTCAGCCTCTCCTCACAAGCTCGCCCCATGGGCCCAGCACCTGAGCAATACGCCGAATGGACCGTCAAACACCTTATGCTGCCAAATGGAACAGAGTGGGACAGAGCCATCATTCAGCGAGTGCTACCTCAGGAGGAAGAGAGGATACTCAGCCTAAAGCCGAGCAAACTTGGAGCACCGGATAAACTTATATGGCTCGGAACCAGCTCTGGTATCTACTCAACAAAGACGGGCTACATAAAGGCACTTGAGAGAAGCGAAGAGAATCGCCAACCGATTACGACAGTGGATGTGGACTGGATAAAAAACAtttggaaacttcaaacttCTCCTAAGATCAAGCTCTTTCTCTGGAAAATCTTCCAGGGGGCACTTCCGGTTGGAGATCTCCTAGCGCTAAGAAACATAGGTCCTGCTCAAACGTGCCCAAGATGTGATACAGTTGAATCTATCAACCACCTGTTCCTTCACTGCGAATTCGCACACAATGTATGGAAACTTGCACCTTTCTCTACTTGTGTTGATGTTAGAGGTTTGCTAGATTTAACCTCAGCTTGGGAGGGACTCTGCTCACGTACATGCCTCCCACCGGTGGGAATTGCTTCTGGACCTCTAGCACCTTGGATTCTATGGTCTCTATGGCTTGCTAGAAACAACCGAATCTTTAATAATAAAGACGCTACCCCGGAGGAAGTGATCACAAAAGCTATATCAGCGGCGCAGGAATGGCTAAGAGAACAACAGACGGAAGCCACATCATCTACCAGGCCACCAACACAGCGGCCCCCGGAACCCACAAACGCTACCTTGCTCCACTCGGATGGGGCTTGGCGTGCAGATCTACAACTAACGGGACTGGGATGGACAATTGGCGGAGGAAACCAGACTGGATCCTACATGGCACACTGCCACTTTGTTAACTCCCCACTGATCGCTGAGGGACTGGCGTTACGGGAAGCCCTCTCCTGCTGCATCACCAAGGGTATCCGGTGTGTACTATGCAAATCAGACTCTCTACAACTCATAAGAGCCATCAATGAAGAAGTACCCAACTCAGAGATCTATGGCATTGTCTCTGATATCTTAAACTTAGTCTATGCTTTTGAATTTGTTTCCTTTGTCTGGACTCAACGATCGGAAAACAAGGCTGCTGATGCTCTTGCAAAGCAAGCCTTGTTGAACGAAGTCTTTGTATCCACGAACCGTGTTTTCTAA